Proteins from a genomic interval of Euleptes europaea isolate rEulEur1 chromosome 18, rEulEur1.hap1, whole genome shotgun sequence:
- the LOC130490420 gene encoding cytochrome c oxidase subunit 6B1 encodes MEMQDFSAASVNVSPFKKRKGDYVTAPFDPRFPNTNQTRNCYQNYLDYHRCTKSLGAKGKDIKLCDWYRRVYTSLCPISWVKRWDEEREQGTFAGKI; translated from the exons ATGG aaATGCAGGATTTTTCAGCTGCCTCAGTGAACGTCAGCCCGTTCAAGAAGCGAAAGGGAGACTATGTCACAGCCCCGTTTGACCCACGCTTCCCAAATACCAACCAGACCCGCAACTGCTACCAGAATTACCTGG ATTACCACCGCTGCACCAAGTCCCTGGGGGCCAAAGGCAAGGATATCAAGCTGTGTGACTGGTACCGCAGGGTCTACACATCCCTGTGTCCTATTTCCTGG gtgaAGCGTTGGGATGAGGAGCGGGAACAAGGAACCTTTGCTGGCAAGATATGA